Within Streptomyces albofaciens JCM 4342, the genomic segment TGGCCCGCCTCGCCGCGGCCCTCGGCCCGCGCTTCCAGCTCCTGGTCCGCGTCCACCCGCACGACCGTGCCCAGGGAGCGGCACCGGAACTCCGCCGGGCCTGCCTCCAGGACGACGGCGCGGTCCTGGACGTCTCCGGGCACCCGCACGTCGAAGACCTGTGCCTGGCCGCCGACGCGCTGCTGAGCGACTTCTCCCCGCTGCTGTTCGACTACGCCGTCCTGGACCGGCCGATCGTCGTGCACACCGCCGGCTGGGACGCCTTCCGGCTCACCCGCGGCGCCTACGTGGACCTGCTGTCCGGCGAGCCCGGCGACACCCCGGGCGTGCTCGCGCAGGACGAGGCGGCCGTCGCCGGGGCCTTCCACTCCGGGCGCTGGGACGGTCCGGCGGCGGCGTCGCTGCGGGCCGCCTTCCGCGAGCGCTTCTGCCGGTACGACGACGGGCTGGCCGCGGAGCGGGTGGTGCGCCGGGTCCTGCTCGGCGAGGACGAGCCGCTGCCGCATCTGCCGCCCGGCGAACGCCGGACCGCGCCGTCGCCCCGCGTCGCCGAACGGGCGCTGGCCCAGGAGGACGGCGCCACCCGTACGCTCACGGGCCCCGGCGCCGTCGTCGGGTGAGCGAGTCCGGCGGCCTCCTCAGCGGGTCGCGGAGCGGCGGCGGGCCGCGACGACGGCCTTGGTGATGAAGGGCGGCAGGACGTTCACCGCGATCCGGCGGGCCGGGCTGCGGCGCGGGCGGGCGGCCGGGCGGGGCGCGGCGGAGCGGGCGGCCTGCGGGGCGGAGGGCTCGGCGGCGGCGGTGGGGGCCGCCGGAGCGTTGCCGCGCGGCGCCGCCGGCCGGTGCCGGGAGACCGGGTGCGCGGGCTCCTCGGCGCCCTTGGCGCTCAGCCGGATCAGCGGCGCGCCGTTCACCTCCTGCACCTCGTGCCACATCCCCTCCCGGCCGGTCAGCCAGGCCAGCAGCGCGGCCTGCACGGGCGCCGGGTCGCCCCAGGTGCCGTAGAACTTGGTCGGGGTGATGCAGACCGGGCGCAGGCCCTGGCCCGTGACGGCCTGCCAGGTGGCGGCGGCCACGCCGGGGCAGTGCTCGGCGCGGAAGTCGTCGAGGACGACGATGCCGTCCGGCGTGAGCAGCTTGCGCACCGTGACGATGTCGCCGTGCACATGCGCGTACAGGTGCGAGGCGTCGATGTGCGCGAAGCGGCAGCTGCCCGGCTTCACATGGTCCGCCACGCTGGAACTGAGCCCCTGCACGATCTCGGGCAGCTCGTCGTGGAAGGACAGGTAGTTCGCCTCGAAGGCGCGGCGCGTCAGCGTGGCGTAGGACTTCGCCATCTCCTTCGAGTTGGGCGCGTCCTCGGCGGGCGAGTCGAACAGGTCGCAGACCGTGAAGCGGTCGCCGGGGCGCAGCCGGGCGCCCATGAAGATGGCGCTCTTGCCCATGTAGGCGCCCAGTTCGAGCAGGTCGCCCGGCTCGGCCCGCTCCTCCTGGCGGGCCAGGATCCAGTCGAACAGCAGCTGGTCGGCGGTGAAGAACCAGCCCTTCACGTCGGACAGCCGCTCGGGGCGCGGGAGTTGTCCGTCACTGAGGTCTGCGGTGCGGGCAGTCATGTGCGGTCCGTCTCCAGACGGTCGAGGGGCGTCGTCGGCGTGGCCGTCATCGTGGAGCAGCAACGTGAACGGAAAGTGGCGTACGGCACAGCGTTCCCTTACGTCACCGGGCCCGTTGCCGTACGCCGTGTCCTTCCGGTACGCCGTGTCCCTCCCGTACGCCGTGTCCCTCCCGCAGGGCGGGCCTCACTTCACCGCGCCCGCCATCACACCGGAGACGAACTGCCGCTGGAAGGCGAAGAAGACCACCAGGGGGAT encodes:
- a CDS encoding class I SAM-dependent methyltransferase produces the protein MTARTADLSDGQLPRPERLSDVKGWFFTADQLLFDWILARQEERAEPGDLLELGAYMGKSAIFMGARLRPGDRFTVCDLFDSPAEDAPNSKEMAKSYATLTRRAFEANYLSFHDELPEIVQGLSSSVADHVKPGSCRFAHIDASHLYAHVHGDIVTVRKLLTPDGIVVLDDFRAEHCPGVAAATWQAVTGQGLRPVCITPTKFYGTWGDPAPVQAALLAWLTGREGMWHEVQEVNGAPLIRLSAKGAEEPAHPVSRHRPAAPRGNAPAAPTAAAEPSAPQAARSAAPRPAARPRRSPARRIAVNVLPPFITKAVVAARRRSATR